A single window of Onychomys torridus chromosome 8, mOncTor1.1, whole genome shotgun sequence DNA harbors:
- the LOC118589701 gene encoding myosin-3, whose product MSSDSEMEVFGIAAPFLRKSEKERIEAQNQPFDAKTYCFVVDSKEEYAKGKIKSSQDGKVTVETEDNRTLVVKPEDVYAMNPPKFDKIEDMAMLTHLNEPAVLYNLKERYTSWMIYTYSGLFCVTVNPYKWLTVYNPEVVDGYRGKKRQEAPPHIFSISDNAYQFMLTDRENQSILITGESGAGKTVNTKRVIQYFATIAATGDLAKKKDSKMKGTLEDQIISANPLLEAFGNAKTVRNDNSSRFGKFIRIHFGTTGKLASADIETYLLEKSRVTFQLKAERSYHIFYQILSNKKPELIELLLITTNPYDYPFISQGEILVASIDDAEELLATDSAIDILGFTPEEKSGLYKLTGAVMHYGNMKFKQKQREEQAEPDGTEVADKTAYLMGLNSSDLLKALCFPRVKVGNEYVTKGQTVDQVHHAVNALSKSVYEKLFLWMVTRINQQLDTKLPRQHFIGVLDIAGFEIFEYNSLEQLCINFTNEKLQQFFNHHMFVLEQEEYKKEGIEWTFIDFGMDLAACIELIEKPMGIFSILEEECMFPKATDTSFKNKLYDQHLGKSNNFQKPKVVKGKAEAHFSLIHYAGTVDYSVSGWLEKNKDPLNETVVGLYQKSSNRLLAHLYATFATTDADGGKKKVAKKKGSSFQTVSALFRENLNKLMSNLRTTHPHFVRCIIPNETKTPGAMEHSLVLHQLRCNGVLEGIRICRKGFPNRILYGDFKQRYRVLNASAVPEGQFIDSKKACEKLLASIDIDHTQYKFGHTKVFFKAGLLGTLEEMRDDRLAKLITRTQAVCRGFLMRVEFQKMMQRRESIFCIQYNIRAFMNVKHWPWMKLFFKIKPLLKSAETEKEMATMKEEFQKTKDELAKSEAKRKELEEKLVTLVQEKNDLQLQVQAESENLLDAEERCDQLIKAKFQLEAKIKEVTERAEDEEEINAELTAKKRKLEDECSELKKDIDDLELTLAKVEKEKHATENKVKNLTEELAGLDETIAKLTREKKALQEAHQQTLDDLQAEEDKVNSLSKLKSKLEQQVDDLESSLEQEKKLRVDLERNKRKLEGDLKLAQESILDLENDKQQLDERLKKKDFEYSQLQSKVEDEQTLSLQLQKKIKELQARIEELEEEIEAERATRAKTEKQRSDYARELEELSERLEEAGGVTSTQIELNKKREAEFLKLRRDLEEATLQHEATVATLRKKHADSAAELAEQIDNLQRVKQKLEKEKSEFKLEIDDLSSSVESVSKSKANLEKICRTLEDQLSEARGKNEETQRSLSELTTQKSRLQSEAGELSRQLEEKESIVSQLSRSKQAFTQQIEELKRQLEEESKAKNALAHALQSSRHDCDLLREQYEEEQEGKAELQRALSKANSEVAQWRTKYETDAIQRTEELEEAKKKLAQRLQDSEEQVEAVNAKCASLEKTKQRLQGEVEDLMVDVERANSLAAALDKKQRNFDKVLAEWKTKCEESQAELEAALKESRSLSTELFKLKNAYEEALDQLETVKRENKNLEQEIVDLTEQIAENGKSIHELEKSRKQMELEKADIQMALEEAEAALEHEEAKILRIQLELTQVKSEIDRKIAEKDEEIEQLKRNYQRTVETMQGALDAEVRSRNEAIRLKKKMEGDLNEIEIQLSHANRQAAETLKHLRSVQGQLKDTQLHLDDALRGQEDLKEQLAIVERRANLLQAEVEELRATLEQTERARKLAEQELLDSNERVQLLHTQNTSLIHTKKKLETDLTQLQSEVEDACRDARNAEEKAKKAITDAAMMAEELKKEQDTSAHLERMKKNLEQTVKDLQHRLDEAEQLALKGGKKQIQKLETRIRELEFELEGEQKRNTESVKGLRKYERRVKELTYQSEEDRKNVLRLQDLVDKLQVKVKSYKRQAEEADEQANVHLTKFRKAQHELEEAEERADIAESQVNKLRAKTRDFTSSRMVVHESEE is encoded by the exons ATGAGTAGCGACTCTGAGATGGAAGTCTTCGGCATAGCCGCACCTTTCCTCCGCAAGTCAGAAAAGGAGAGGATCGAAGCCCAGAACCAGCCCTTTGATGCCAAAACCTACTGCTTCGTGGTTGACTCAAAGGAAGAATATGCCAAGGGGAAAATTAAGAGTAGCCAGGATGGGAAGGTCACCGTGGAGACGGAAGACAACAGG ACCCTGGTGGTTAAACCGGAGGACGTGTATGCCATGAACCCCCCCAAGTTCGACAAGATCGAGGACATGGCCATGCTCACTCACCTGAACGAGCCCGCCGTGCTGTACAACCTCAAGGAGCGCTACACGTCCTGGATGATCTAC ACCTACTCGGGCCTCTTCTGCGTCACCGTCAACCCCTACAAGTGGCTGACGGTGTACAACCCTGAGGTGGTGGATGGCTACCGAGGCAAAAAGCGCCAGGAGGCCCCGCCCCACATCTTCTCCATCTCTGACAACGCCTACCAGTTCATGCTGACCG ATCGTGAAAACCAGTCTATCCTGATCAC CGGAGAATCCGGGGCCGGGAAGACTGTGAACACCAAGCGGGTCATCCAGTACTTTGCGACAATTGCAGCCACTGGCGACCTCGCCAAGAAGAAGGACTCCAAAATGAAG GGGACGCTGGAAGATCAAATCATCAGCGCCAACCCCCTGCTGGAGGCCTTTGGCAACGCCAAGACCGTCAGGAACGACAACTCCTCCCGCTTT GGCAAATTCATCCGTATCCATTTCGGCACCACTGGGAagctggcctctgcagacattgAAACCT ATCTGCTGGAAAAATCCAGAGTCACCTTCCAGCTAAAGGCTGAGAGGAGTTACCACATCTTCTACCAGATTCTTTccaacaagaagcctgagctgaTTG AGTTGCTGCTGATTACAACCAACCCTTATGACTACCCGTTCATCAGCCAGGGTGAAATCCTGGTGGCCAGCATTGACGATGCCGAGGAACTGTTGGCTACAGAT AGTGCCATTGACATCCTGGGCTTCACCCCAGAGGAGAAATCTGGACTGTATAAACTGACCGGGGCCGTGATGCATTATGGGAACATGAAGTTCAAGCAGAAGCAGCGTGAGGAGCAGGCAGAGCCGGACGGCACCGAAG TGGCTGACAAGACAGCCTACTTGATGGGCCTGAACTCTTCAGACCTCCTCAAAGCCTTGTGCTTTCCCAGAGTGAAAGTCGGGAATGAGTATGTTACAAAGGGCCAAACTGTGGACCAG GTTCATCATGCCGTGAATGCACTCTCCAAGTCTGTTTATGAAAAGCTCTTCCTGTGGATGGTCACTCGGATTAACCAGCAACTAGATACGAAGCTCCCAAGACAACACTTCATTGGGGTTTTGGACATTGCGGGTTTTGAAATTTTTGAG TATAACAGCCTGGAGCAGCTGTGCATCAACTTCACCAACGAGAAACTGCAGCAGTTTTTCAACCACCACATGTTcgtgctggagcaggaggagtACAAGAAGGAAGGCATAGAGTGGACGTTCATCGACTTCGGGATGGACCTGGCCGCCTGCATCGAGCTCATCGAGAAG CCGATGGGCATCTTCTCCATCCTGGAAGAGGAGTGCATGTTCCCCAAGGCGACAGACACCTCCTTCAAGAACAAGCTGTATGACCAGCACCTGGGAAAATCCAACAACTTCCAGAAGCCTAAGGTGGTCAAAGGCAAGGCCGAGGCCCACTTCTCCCTCATTCACTACGCGGGCACCGTGGACTACAGCGTCTCAGGCTGGCTGGAGAAGAACAAGGACCCCCTGAATGAAACGGTAGTGGGGCTCTACCAGAAGTCCTCCAACAGACTCCTAGCACATCTCTATGCCACCTTTGCTACAACAGATG CTGACGGTGGGAAGAAGAAAGTCGCTAAGAAAAAAGGCTCTTCCTTCCAAACGGTCTCTGCACTTTTCAGG gaaaacCTGAACAAGCTGATGTCCAATCTAAGGACCACCCATCCCCACTTTGTGCGCTGTATAATACCCAATGAGACCAAGACCCCAG GGGCCATGGAGCACAGCCTGGTCCTGCACCAGCTGAGGTGTAATGGGGTGCTGGAAGGCATCCGCATCTGCCGGAAGGGGTTCCCCAACAGGATCCTGTATGGGGACTTTAAACAGAG ATATCGAGTACTGAATGCCAGCGCTGTCCCAGAGGGCCAGTTCATTGACAGTAAGAAAGCTTGCGAGAAGCTCTTGGCTTCCATTGACATCGACCACACACAGTACAAATTTGGACACACGAAG GTGTTCTTTAAGGCCGGCTTGCTTGGAACCCTGGAAGAGATGCGGGATGACCGCTTGGCCAAACTGATTACTCGGACTCAAGCTGTGTGCAGAGGGTTTCTCATGCGGGTGGAATTCCAGAAGATGATGCAAAGGAG GGAGTCCATCTTCTGCATCCAGTACAACATCCGCGCCTTCATGAATGTCAAGCACTGGCCCTGGATGAAGCTCTTCTTCAAGATCAAGCCCCTGCTGAAGAGCGCAGAGACCGAGAAGGAGATGGCCACCATGAAGGAAGAGTTCCAGAAAACCAAAGATGAGCTCGCCAAGTCGGAGGCaaagaggaaggagctggaggaaaAGCTGGTCACCCTGGTGCAAGAGAAGAATGACCTGCAACTTCAAGTTCAGGCT gagagTGAAAATTTGTTGGATGCCGAGGAACGGTGTGACCAGCTGATCAAAGCCAAATTCCAACTGGAGGCTAAGATCAAGGAGGTGACAGAGAGagctgaggatgaggaggagatcAACGCTGAGCTGACGGCCaagaagaggaagctggaggaTGAGTGTTCAGAGCTGAAGAAAGACATCGACGACCTTGAGCTGACCCTGGCCAAGGTTGAGAAGGAGAAGCATGCCACAGAGAACAAG GTAAAAAACCTTACTGAGGAACTGGCTGGGTTGGATGAAACCATTGCAAAGCTAACACGGGAGAAGAAGGCTCTCCAAGAGGCCCACCAGCAGACCCTGGATGACCTCCAGGCTGAAGAAGACAAGGTCAACTCTCTGAGCAAGCTCAAGAGCAAGCTGGAGCAGCAAGTGGATGAT CTGGAGAGTTCCCtagaacaagaaaagaagctACGTGTGGACCTGGAAAGGAACAAAAGGAAGCTGGAGGGAGACCTGAAGCTCGCCCAGGAGTCCATATTAGATCTGGAGAATGACAAGCAGCAGCTGGATGAGAGGCTCAAGAA GAAGGACTTTGAATACAGTCAGCTGCAAAGCAAAGTGGAGGACGAACAGACACTGAGCCTCCAGCTtcagaagaaaatcaaagagTTACAG GCTCGCATcgaggagctggaggaagagatagaggcagagagagccacCCGGGCCAAGACAGAGAAGCAGCGCAGCGACTATGCCCgtgagctggaggagctgagtgAGCGGCTGGAGGAGGCGGGAGGGGTCACCTCCACCCAGATTGAATTGAATAAGAAGCGCGAGGCCGAGTTCTTGAAGCTGCGCAGGGACCTGGAGGAGGCCACCCTGCAGCACGAGGCCACCGTGGCCACCCTGCGGAAGAAGCACGCGGACAGCGCGGCCGAGCTGGCGGAGCAGATCGACAACCTGCAGCGCGTCAAGCAGAagctggagaaggagaagagcgAGTTCAAGCTGGAGATCGACGACCTCTCCAGCAGCGTGGAGAGCGTGTCCAAATCCAAG GCCAATCTGGAGAAGATATGCCGAACTCTGGAGGATCAGTTAAGTGAGGCCAGGGGCAAGAACGAGGAGACCCAGAGGAGCCTGAGTGAGCTGACCACGCAGAAGTCCCGGCTGCAGAGCGAGGCGG GTGAGCTGAGTCGCCaactggaagaaaaggaaagcataGTATCTCAGCTTTCCAGGAGCAAGCAAGCCTTTACTCAACAGATAGAGGAGCTCAAGAGGCAGTTGGAGGAAGAGAGCAAG gCCAAGAACGCGCTGGCCCACGCCCTGCAGTCCTCCCGCCATGACTGTGACCTGCTGCGGGAACAGtatgaggaggagcaggaaggcaAAGCTGAGCTGCAGAGGGCGCTGTCCAAGGCCAACAGTGAGGTGGCCCAGTGGAGGACCAAATATGAGACGGATGCCATCCAGCGCacggaggagctggaggaggccAA AAAAAAACTCGCTCAGCGCCTTCAGGATTCTGAGGAGCAGGTTGAGGCCGTGAATGCCAAGTGTGCTTCCTTGGAGAAGACCAAGCAAAGGCTACAAGGGGAGGTGGAGGATCTCATGGTGGATGTGGAAAGAGCCAACTCCCTGGCGGCTGCTCTGGACAAGAAGCAGAGGAACTTTGACAAG GTGCTGGCTGAGTGGAAGACCAAGTGTGAGGAGAGCCAAGCAGAGCTGGAGGCGGCTCTCAAGGAGTCCCGATCCTTGAGCACCGAGCTCTTCAAACTGAAAAATGCCTACGAGGAAGCCTTGGATCAACTTGAAACCGTGAAACGGGAGAATAAGAACTTAGAAC AAGAGATAGTGGATCTCACTGAACAAATTGCCGAGAATGGTAAAAGCATCCACGAGCTAGAGAAATCCAGAAAGCAGATGGAGCTGGAAAAGGCTGATATCCAGATGGCGCTGGAGGAAGCAGAG GCAGCCCTTGAGCACGAAGAAGCCAAGATCCTCCGAATCCAGCTAGAACTGACCCAGGTGAAATCAGAGATTGATAGAAAGATTGCAGAGAAGGATGAAGAAATTGAGCAGCTGAAGAGGAACTACCAGAGGACGGTGGAGACTATGCAAGGTGCCCTGGACGCTGAAGTGCGCAGCAGGAATGAGGCCATCCGGCTCAAGAAAAAGATGGAGGGCGACCTCAATGAGATTGAGATCCAGCTGAGCCATGCCAACCGCCAGGCTGCAGAGACCCTCAAGCACCTCCGGAGTGTCCAGGGACAGCTGAAG GACACCCAGCTGCATCTGGATGACGCTCTCCGGGGCCAGGAAGACCTGAAGGAGCAGCTGGCAATCGTGGAGCGAAGAGCTAACCTGCTGCAGGCTGAGGTGGAGGAGCTGCGGGCCACGCTGGAGCAGACAGAGAGGGCCCGGAAGCTGGCAGAGCAGGAGCTGCTGGATTCCAATGAGAGGGTGCAGCTGTTGCACACCCAG aaCACCAGCCTCATCCACACCAAGAAGAAGTTGGAGACAGACCTCACACAGCTCCAGAGTGAGGTGGAGGATGCCTGCAGGGATGCAAGGAACGCAGAGGAGAAGGCCAAAAAGGCTATCACTGAT GCTGCCATGATGGCAGAGGAGCTGAAGAAGGAGCAAGACACCAGCGCCCATTTAGAGCGGATGAAGAAGAACCTGGAGCAGACGGTGAAGGACCTGCAGCACCGTCTAGATGAGGCCGAGCAGCTGGCGCTGAAGGGCGGCAAGAAGCAGATCCAGAAACTGGAGACACGG ATTAGAGAGCTGGAGTTTGAGCTGGAAGGGGaacagaaaaggaacacagaATCTGTGAAGGGCCTGAGGAAGTATGAGCGTCGGGTCAAGGAACTCACGTACCAG AGTGAGGAGGACAGGAAGAATGTGCTGAGATTGCAGGATCTTGTGGATAAACTTCAAGTGAAAGTCAAGTCCTACAAGAGGCAGGCTGAGGAGGCT GATGAACAAGCCAATGTTCATCTCACCAAATTTCGGAAAGCCCAGCATGAgctggaggaggctgaggaacGTGCTGACATCGCAGAATCACAAGTCAATAAACTGAGGGCTAAGACCCGGGACTTCACCTCTAGCCGG ATGGTGGTCCACGAGAGTGAGGAGTAA